From a single Brassica rapa cultivar Chiifu-401-42 chromosome A01, CAAS_Brap_v3.01, whole genome shotgun sequence genomic region:
- the LOC103840815 gene encoding cytochrome c oxidase copper chaperone 1, whose product MSNQPAKDGAVPPPVSDSKAAAAAAETKPKKKICCACPDTKKLRDECIVEHGEPACAKWIEAHKMCLRAEGFNV is encoded by the coding sequence ATGAGTAACCAACCAGCAAAAGACGGTGCTGTTCCTCCACCCGTTTCAGATAGCAAGGCTGCTGCAGCTGCTGCAGAgacaaaaccaaagaagaaGATATGTTGTGCTTGCCCTGACACCAAGAAGCTGAGAGATGAGTGCATCGTCGAGCATGGTGAACCAGCTTGCGCTAAATGGATCGAAGCTCATAAAATGTGTCTCCGTGCTGAAGGTTTCAACGTCTGA
- the LOC103840829 gene encoding uncharacterized protein LOC103840829 — MNSHLFRVICILHSVIALTSGTLMMFYTEKASIFGHGSDIANKLKGSTPHDELLIRISQSFSGLLLFAIGLVLFMVSFVKDTEFHGFFAGGSVILYVLMALWRVVFEWKVEDLAFECPKQALGDIALAVSWVFFLVYTWREKYD; from the coding sequence ATGAATTCACATCTCTTCCGAGTAATCTGTATACTCCACTCCGTTATCGCACTCACGAGCGGGACCCTGATGATGTTCTACACAGAGAAAGCCTCCATCTTCGGCCACGGCAGCGACATAGCTAACAAGCTCAAAGGCTCAACGCCTCACGACGAGCTGCTCATCCGGATCTCTCAGTCTTTCTCCGGTTTGCTCCTCTTTGCGATAGGTTTGGTGCTGTTCATGGTGTCCTTTGTTAAGGATACAGAGTTTCATGGCTTCTTCGCTGGAGGGTCGGTGATTCTCTATGTGCTTATGGCGTTGTGGAGAGTTGTGTTTGAGTGGAAGGTTGAAGATCTTGCGTTTGAGTGTCCTAAGCAAGCACTTGGAGATATTGCTTTGGCTGTTTCGTGGGTGTTCTTTCTAGTTTATACTTGGAGGGAGAAGTATGATTGA
- the LOC103840837 gene encoding uncharacterized protein LOC103840837, with protein MELDPKKVVEVYERYEAVGDQFLLVRNQMVENDRERNANREALTALRKKAKTTKTSVPSPFDSMMKDTHVSSTKALIQEVCSTCGSHDSTEPTWMMLPGTDLFAAVPFHAVHTMLEKDEKRMEFESKKLQSLLKEKTLVLSELGALADSVPPSVIRSLITLKDKPSVQ; from the exons ATGGAGTTAGACCCAAAGAAGGTGGTTGAAGTATACGAGAGATATGAAGCTGTTGGTGATCAGTTTCTCCTTGTTCGAAATCAG ATGGTGGAGAATGATAGGGAGAGGAACGCGAACCGAGAGGCTCTTACAGCACTTAGGAAGAAAGCTAAGACAACAAAGACTAGCGTCCCTTCTCCTTTCGACTCTATGATGAAGGATACTCATGTGAGCTCAACCAAAGCCTTGATTCAAGAAGTTTGCTCGACTTGTGGATCCCATGACTCTACTGAACCCACCTGGATGATGCTTCCTGGAACAGATCTTTTCGCTGCGGTCCCTTTTCATGCTGTTCACACAATGCTAGAGAAAG ATGAAAAGAGAATGGAGTTTGAATCAAAGAAACTGCAGAGCTTACTCAAGGAGAAGACTCTTGTACTATCTGAACTTGGGGCTCTTGCTGATAGCGTTCCTCCAAGTGTTATCAGATCGCTGATTACGTTAAAGGACAAACCTTCAGTTCAGTAG
- the LOC103840846 gene encoding lectin-like protein LEC gives MQIHKLCFIALFLAHAAFAVKFNFKTFDGNNLLFLGDAELGPSSDGVGRTGALSMTRDETPFSHGQGLYINPIPLKPSNDSAPYSFQTSFTFSITPRTNPNSGQGLAFIIVPTADNSGASGGGFLGILNKTNNGKAENNLFSIEFDTFKNKEFQDISGNHVGLNINSMTSNVAANAGYWVQTSVGKRKVWSFKDVNLSSGEKFTAWVEFRKRDNRITVTLAPENVKKPKRPLIQGPRELNDVLLQNGYVGFAGAMGRGVERHDVWSWSFENDAKNN, from the coding sequence ATGCAGATACACAAACTCTGTTTTATTGCTCTGTTCTTAGCTCACGCAGCTTTCGCCGTCAAGTTCAACTTCAAAACCTTCGATGGCAACAACTTGTTGTTCCTAGGAGACGCAGAGCTTGGTCCTTCCTCAGATGGCGTAGGCAGAACAGGTGCACTCTCCATGACCCGTGACGAAACCCCATTCTCACACGGTCAAGGTCTCTACATCAACCCCATCCCTCTCAAGCCTTCTAACGACTCAGCTCCTTACTCattccaaacctctttcacTTTCTCCATCACTCCTCGCACCAACCCAAACTCCGGTCAAGGCCTCGCCTTCATCATCGTCCCCACCGCCGATAACTCCGGCGCCTCGGGCGGCGGCTTCCTCGGGATCCTCAACAAAACCAACAACGGGAAGGCGGAGAACAACCTCTTCTCTATCGAGTTCGACACTttcaagaacaaagagtttcAAGACATTAGCGGTAACCATGTCGGACTCAACATCAACTCCATGACTTCAAATGTTGCTGCGAACGCTGGTTATTGGGTTCAGACGAGTGTCGGGAAGAGGAAAGTTTGGTCGTTTAAAGATGTGAATCTGAGTAGTGGAGAGAAGTTCACGGCTTGGGTTGAGTTTAGAAAGAGAGACAATAGGATTACGGTTACGCTCGCGCCTGAAAACGTGAAGAAACCTAAGAGACCTTTGATTCAAGGTCCGAGAGAGCTCAATGATGTTCTTTTGCAAAACGGTTACGTCGGTTTTGCTGGAGCCATGGGACGTGGCGTTGAGCGTCACGACGTTTGGAGCTGGTCCTTTGAAAACGACGCCAAGAACAACTAA
- the LOC103840863 gene encoding protein SPA1-RELATED 3 isoform X1, with product MEGSSNSNSRGFSDRNTEFPPVDECVRSMFGSSTHKPSSEEEDSLGVDPFVRSLEWGDVSLRQWLDKPERSVDVLECLHVFRQIVEIVNAAHSQGIVVHNVKPSCFVMSSFNHVSFIESASCSDSGSEDGQKEEKGSYNKILERQIEKLEEEKKQRCFPMKHVLAMETSWYTSPEEEFGSPSTCASDVYRLGVLLFELFCPVTSREEKSRIMSSLRHRVLPPQILLKCHKEASFCLWLLHPEPTCRPSMSDLLQSDFITEPRDNLVEHEAAIELRDRIEEQESLLEFLLLIQQRKQDSACSLRDTISLLSSDIEQVVKRQLILKKQGSSYSDLSKDDHQSPSGPSTLLASRKRFRQVIPQVETDVEVDEESQGSTLLESSRLMRNFKKLETVYFLTRRRQMKAAALGKSLTRHSPLSSENGRGGSMISSVSNPVSNNDPLRQGGWIDPFLEGLCKYLSFSKLRVKADLKQGDLLNSSNLVCALAFDRDGELFATAGVNKKIKIFEYNSIVNSNRDIHYPVVELASRSRLSSVCWNSYIKSQIASSNFEGVVQIWDVARSQLVTEMKEHKKRVWSIDISSADPTLLASGSDDGTVKLWSINQGVSIGTIKTKANICCVQFPSDSGRSLAFGSADHKVYYYDLRNPKIPLSTMVGHNKTVSNVKFVDSSTLVSSSTDNMLKLWDLSMSASGVNETPLHSFAGHTNLKNFVGLSVSDGYIATGSETNEVFVYHKAFPMPVMSYMFSNTDSLSGLEIDDASQFISSICWRGQSSTLVAANSNGNIKILEMVA from the exons ATGGAAGGTTCTTCAAACTCCAATTCTAGAGGGTTTTCAGACAGGAACACTGAGTTCCCACCAGTTGATGAGTGTGTCAGAAGCATGTTTGGTAGTAGCACACACAAACCCTCCTCCGAAGAAGAAGATTCTTTAGGGGTTGACCCTTTCGTTAGATCCTTGGAATGGGGTGACGTCAGCTTACGACAGTGGCTTGATAAGCCTGAACGGTCTGTAGATGTTCTCGAGTGCTTGCACGTGTTCAGACAAATCGTGGAGATTGTGAATGCGGCTCACTCTCAAGGCATTGTTGTTCATAACGTTAAGCCATCTTGTTTTGTCATGTCTTCTTTTAACCATGTTTCCTTCATCGAATCCGCTTCTTGTTCTGACTCCGGCTCTGAGGACGGCCAGAAGGAAGAGAAAGGATCATATAACAAGATTTTGGAGAGACAAATCGAGAAGctagaggaagagaagaagcaaCGTTGTTTTCCGATGAAACATGTATTAGCAATGGAGACAAGTTGGTATACTAGCCCTGAAGAGGAGTTTGGTTCTCCAAGTACTTGTGCCTCAGATGTCTACCGTCTAGGCGTTCTTCTTTTTGAG CTATTCTGCCCTGTGACTTCAAGAGAGGAGAAGTCAAGAATTATGTCTAGTTTAAGACATCGTGTACTTCCGCCTCAGATACTGCTCAAATGTCATAAAGAAGCTTCTTTCTGCTTGTGGCTACTCCATCCCGAGCCAACTTGTCGACCATCAATGAG TGACTTGCTGCAGAGTGATTTTATAACCGAACCAAGAGACAATTTGGTTGAACATGAAGCAGCAATAGAGCTGAGAGATAGAATCGAGGAACAAGAGTCGTTACTCGAGTTCTTGCTACTGATTCAACAAAGAAAGCAAGATTCTGCTTGTAGTTTGCGGGATACTATTTCACTTCTTTCTTCAGACATTGAGCAAGTTGTGAAGAGACAGCTGATTCTGAAGAAACAAGGAAGCTCATACTCTGATCTCAGTAAAGATGATCACCAATCTCCCTCTGGTCCTTCTACATTGTTGGCCTCAAGAAAACGGTTTAGACAAGTGATTCCTCAAGTGGAAACAGACGTTGAAGTTGATGAAGAGAGTCAAGGAAGCACACTTCTTGAAAGCTCCAGGTTGATGAGAAACTTCAAGAAGCTAGAAACGGTCTACTTTCTAACAAGGCGCAGGCAAATGAAAGCTGCTGCTTTAGGGAAATCATTAACTAGACATTCGCCTTTGAGTAGTGAAAACgggagaggaggttcaatgaTAAGCTCAGTAAGCAACCCTGTTTCCAACAATGATCCTCTGAGACAAGGCGGGTGGATAGATCCATTCCTTGAGGGTTTATGCAAATACTTATCGTTCAGTAAGCTCAGAGTGAAAGCAGATTTGAAACAAGGAGACTTGTTGAACTCTTCTAACCTAGTTTGCGCACTTGCATTTGACCGAGATGGAGAGCTTTTCGCCACTGCTGGTGTAAACAAGAAGATCAAGATCTTCGAATATAACTCCATTGTAAACAGTAACCGGGACATTCACTATCCGGTTGTGGAATTAGCTAGCCGGTCAAGGCTAAGTAGTGTGTGTTGGAACAGTTACATAAAGAGTCAGATTGCATCAAGTAACTTTGAAGGCGTTGTTCAG ATATGGGATGTTGCAAGAAGCCAGTTGGTTACAGAGATGAAGGAGCACAAGAAGAGAGTATGGTCCATTGATATTTCATCAGCAGACCCTACTTTGCTGGCTAGTGGAAGTGATGATGGAACCGTTAAGCTATGGAGTATCAATCAG GGAGTTAGTATTGGAACCATCAAGACAAAGGCTAATATATGCTGTGTCCAGTTCCCATCAGACTCAGGCCGGTCTTTAGCGTTCGGTTCTGCAGATCACAAAGTGTATTACTACGATCTTAGGAACCCCAAGATTCCTCTGAGCACAATGGTTGGTCATAACAAGACAGTGAGTAATGTCAAGTTTGTGGATTCATCCACTCTTGTGTCTTCTTCTACTGACAACATGCTGAAGCTTTGGGATTTATCGATGTCTGCTTCTGGTGTTAATGAAACCCCTCTTCATTCATTTGCTGGACACACTAATCTAAAG AACTTTGTTGGCTTATCTGTCTCTGATGGGTATATAGCTACAGGCTCAGAGACTAACGAG GTTTTCGTGTACCACAAGGCATTCCCAATGCCGGTGATGTCATACATGTTCAGCAACACTGACTCCTTGTCAGGTCTTGAAATCGACGATGCCTCACAGTTCATATCTTCAATCTGCTGGCGAGGACAGTCGTCTACGCTAGTCGCTGCTAACTCCAATGGCAACATCAAGATTCTTGAAATGGTGGCTTGA
- the LOC103840863 gene encoding protein SPA1-RELATED 3 isoform X2 yields MEGSSNSNSRGFSDRNTEFPPVDECVRSMFGSSTHKPSSEEEDSLGVDPFVRSLEWGDVSLRQWLDKPERSVDVLECLHVFRQIVEIVNAAHSQGIVVHNVKPSCFVMSSFNHVSFIESASCSDSGSEDGQKEEKGSYNKILERQIEKLEEEKKQRCFPMKHVLAMETSWYTSPEEEFGSPSTCASDVYRLGVLLFELFCPVTSREEKSRIMSSLRHRVLPPQILLKCHKEASFCLWLLHPEPTCRPSMSDLLQSDFITEPRDNLVEHEAAIELRDRIEEQESLLEFLLLIQQRKQDSACSLRDTISLLSSDIEQVVKRQLILKKQGSSYSDLSKDDHQSPSGPSTLLASRKRFRQVIPQVETDVEVDEESQGSTLLESSRLMRNFKKLETVYFLTRRRQMKAAALGKSLTRHSPLSSENGRGGSMISSVSNPVSNNDPLRQGGWIDPFLEGLCKYLSFSKLRVKADLKQGDLLNSSNLVCALAFDRDGELFATAGVNKKIKIFEYNSIVNSNRDIHYPVVELASRSRLSSVCWNSYIKSQIASSNFEGVVQIWDVARSQLVTEMKEHKKRVWSIDISSADPTLLASGSDDGTVKLWSINQAILI; encoded by the exons ATGGAAGGTTCTTCAAACTCCAATTCTAGAGGGTTTTCAGACAGGAACACTGAGTTCCCACCAGTTGATGAGTGTGTCAGAAGCATGTTTGGTAGTAGCACACACAAACCCTCCTCCGAAGAAGAAGATTCTTTAGGGGTTGACCCTTTCGTTAGATCCTTGGAATGGGGTGACGTCAGCTTACGACAGTGGCTTGATAAGCCTGAACGGTCTGTAGATGTTCTCGAGTGCTTGCACGTGTTCAGACAAATCGTGGAGATTGTGAATGCGGCTCACTCTCAAGGCATTGTTGTTCATAACGTTAAGCCATCTTGTTTTGTCATGTCTTCTTTTAACCATGTTTCCTTCATCGAATCCGCTTCTTGTTCTGACTCCGGCTCTGAGGACGGCCAGAAGGAAGAGAAAGGATCATATAACAAGATTTTGGAGAGACAAATCGAGAAGctagaggaagagaagaagcaaCGTTGTTTTCCGATGAAACATGTATTAGCAATGGAGACAAGTTGGTATACTAGCCCTGAAGAGGAGTTTGGTTCTCCAAGTACTTGTGCCTCAGATGTCTACCGTCTAGGCGTTCTTCTTTTTGAG CTATTCTGCCCTGTGACTTCAAGAGAGGAGAAGTCAAGAATTATGTCTAGTTTAAGACATCGTGTACTTCCGCCTCAGATACTGCTCAAATGTCATAAAGAAGCTTCTTTCTGCTTGTGGCTACTCCATCCCGAGCCAACTTGTCGACCATCAATGAG TGACTTGCTGCAGAGTGATTTTATAACCGAACCAAGAGACAATTTGGTTGAACATGAAGCAGCAATAGAGCTGAGAGATAGAATCGAGGAACAAGAGTCGTTACTCGAGTTCTTGCTACTGATTCAACAAAGAAAGCAAGATTCTGCTTGTAGTTTGCGGGATACTATTTCACTTCTTTCTTCAGACATTGAGCAAGTTGTGAAGAGACAGCTGATTCTGAAGAAACAAGGAAGCTCATACTCTGATCTCAGTAAAGATGATCACCAATCTCCCTCTGGTCCTTCTACATTGTTGGCCTCAAGAAAACGGTTTAGACAAGTGATTCCTCAAGTGGAAACAGACGTTGAAGTTGATGAAGAGAGTCAAGGAAGCACACTTCTTGAAAGCTCCAGGTTGATGAGAAACTTCAAGAAGCTAGAAACGGTCTACTTTCTAACAAGGCGCAGGCAAATGAAAGCTGCTGCTTTAGGGAAATCATTAACTAGACATTCGCCTTTGAGTAGTGAAAACgggagaggaggttcaatgaTAAGCTCAGTAAGCAACCCTGTTTCCAACAATGATCCTCTGAGACAAGGCGGGTGGATAGATCCATTCCTTGAGGGTTTATGCAAATACTTATCGTTCAGTAAGCTCAGAGTGAAAGCAGATTTGAAACAAGGAGACTTGTTGAACTCTTCTAACCTAGTTTGCGCACTTGCATTTGACCGAGATGGAGAGCTTTTCGCCACTGCTGGTGTAAACAAGAAGATCAAGATCTTCGAATATAACTCCATTGTAAACAGTAACCGGGACATTCACTATCCGGTTGTGGAATTAGCTAGCCGGTCAAGGCTAAGTAGTGTGTGTTGGAACAGTTACATAAAGAGTCAGATTGCATCAAGTAACTTTGAAGGCGTTGTTCAG ATATGGGATGTTGCAAGAAGCCAGTTGGTTACAGAGATGAAGGAGCACAAGAAGAGAGTATGGTCCATTGATATTTCATCAGCAGACCCTACTTTGCTGGCTAGTGGAAGTGATGATGGAACCGTTAAGCTATGGAGTATCAATCAGGCAATTCTAATTTAA
- the LOC103840856 gene encoding beta-glucuronosyltransferase GlcAT14A: protein MGYVNMEKRWVLFPLVITSLAFVFLLATSFNMGLISSLRKFNNIFSIIPSRHSHAKNQTKLDFAESKLARQRQTRPHEEDNNLPRFAYLVSGSKGDVEKLWRTLRAVYHPRNHYVVHLDLESPVDERLELASRINKDPMYSKTGNVYMITKANLVTYRGPTMVANTLHACAVLLKRSANWDWFINLSASDYPLVTQDDLLHTFSSLDRNLNFIEHTSELGWKEEKRAMPVMIDPGLYLLNKSDIYWVTPRRSLPTAFKLFTGSAWMALSRPFVEYCIWGWDNLPRTLLMYYTNFVSSPESYFHTVICNVPEFSKTAVNHDLHYISWDTPPQQHPHVLTLNDTVQMISSGAAFARKFKRDDKVLDVIDKAFLRRRNDKDGFTPGGWCSGKPKCSQVGDVANVKPGLGAKRLQGLVEKLVSEAKTGVNQCK, encoded by the exons ATGGGGTACGTAAACATGGAGAAGAGATGGGTACTATTCCCTCTCGTCATCACATCACTCGCCTTCGTTTTCCTCCTAGCAACCTCTTTCAACATGGGCCTCATCTCCTCCCTCCGCAAATTCAACAACATCTTCTCCATCATCCCTTCACGTCACAGCCACGCcaagaaccaaaccaaactcgACTTCGCAGAGTCCAAACTCGCTAGACAAAGACAAACCCGCCCTCACGAAGAAGACAACAACCTTCCACGTTTCGCATACCTCGTCTCCGGGTCCAAAGGAGACGTGGAGAAGCTTTGGAGGACGCTTAGAGCGGTGTACCATCCGAGAAACCACTACGTTGTCCACTTGGATCTTGAGTCACCCGTTGACGAGAGACTAGAGCTGGCTTCTCGGATTAATAAAGATCCTATGTATTCCAAAACCGGGAATGTGTATATGATAACAAAGGCTAACCTTGTGACTTATAGAGGACCGACAATGGTGGCGAATACACTTCACGCTTGTGCTGTTTTGCTTAAGAGAAGTGCTAACTGGGATTGGTTTATTAATCTTAGCGCGTCAGATTATCCACTGGTGACACAAGATG ATTTGCTTCATACGTTTTCGAGTCTGGACAGGAACCTCAACTTTATTGAACACACAAGTGAACTAGGTTGGAAAGA GGAGAAGAGAGCAATGCCAGTAATGATTGATCCTGGACTCTACTTGTTGAACAAATCAGATATCTACTGGGTCACTCCTCGTCGAAGTTTGCCAACTGCGTTTAAGTTATTCACTG GATCTGCTTGGATGGCTCTATCACGTCCATTTGTAGAATACTGCATATGGGGATGGGACAATCTACCAAGAACCCTTCTAATGTATTACACCAACTTCGTCTCATCACCTGAAAGTTACTTCCACACTGTAATCTGCAACGTCCCCGAGTTCTCCAAAACCGCAGTGAACCATGACCTTCACTACATCTCCTGGGACACTCCGCCGCAGCAGCACCCTCACGTGTTGACGCTCAACGACACAGTGCAGATGATATCCAGCGGTGCTGCGTTCGCTAGGAAATTCAAAAGAGACGACAAGGTGCTCGATGTGATCGACAAGGCGTTCCTTAGACGGAGGAATGATAAAGATGGTTTTACTCCTGGTGGGTGGTGCAGTGGGAAACCAAAGTGCTCCCAGGTCGGTGATGTGGCTAACGTTAAGCCTGGTCTTGGAGCTAAGAGGCTTCAGGGACTTGTGGAGAAGTTAGTCAGTGAGGCTAAAACAGGAGTTAATCAATGTAAATAG